The Oncorhynchus mykiss isolate Arlee chromosome 17, USDA_OmykA_1.1, whole genome shotgun sequence genomic interval aatttatttgcaaattatggtggaaaataactatttggtcacctacaaacaagcaagatttctggctctcacagaactgtaacttcttctttaagaggctcccctgtcctccactcgttacctgtattaatggcacctgtttgaacttgttatcagtataaaagacacctgtccacaacctcaaacagtcacactccaaactccactatggccaagaccaaagagctgtcaaaggacaccagaaacaacattttagacctgcaccaggctgggaagactgaatctgcaataggtaagcagcttggtttgaagaaatcaactgtgggagcaattattaggaaatggaagacgtaCAAGACTGCTGATATTCTCCcacaatctggggctccacgcaagatctcaccccgtggggtcaaaatggtcacaagaacggtgagcaaaaatcccagaaccacacggggggacctagtgaatgacctgcagagagctgggaccaaagtaacaaagcctaccatcagtaacacactacactgccagggactcaaatcctgcagtgccagacgtgtccccctgcttaagccagtagtccaggcccgtctgaagtttgctagatagcatttggatgatccagaagaagattgtgagaatgtcatatggtcagatgaaaccaaaatataactttttggtaaaaactcaactcgtcgtgtttggaggacaaagaatgctgagttgcatccaaagaacaccatacctactgtgaagcatgggggtggaaacatcatgctttggggctgtttttctgcaaagggaccaggacgactgatccatgtaaaggaaagaatgaatggggccatgtatcatgagattttgagtgaaaacctccttccatcagcaagggcattgaagatgaaacgtggctgggtcgttcagcatgacaatgatcccaaacacaccacccgggcaacgaaggagtggcttcgtaagaagcatttcaaggttctggagtggcctagccagtctccagatctcaaccccatagaaaatctttggagggagttgaaagtctgtgttgcccagcaacagccccaaaacatcactgctctagaggagatctgcatggaggaatgggccaaaataccagcaacagtgtgtgaaaaccttgtgaagacttacagaaaacgtttgacctctgtcattgccaacaaaggttatataacaaagtattgagataaacttttgttattgaccaaatacttattttccaccatgatttgcaaataaattcattaaaaatcctacaatgtgattttctggatttttttcttctcattttgtctgtcatagttgaagtgtacctatgatgaaaattacaggcctctctcatctttttaaggtggagaacttgcacaattggtggctgactaagtactttttttgccccactgtagcactaatatatcttgattagataagttgTCAACCCCTtagtcaatgcatgttagaatcacctttggccgTGATTACAGCTGATTTTCAAACAGAAAGGCAGAacgaagcaggttttcctctagggttttggctgtgcttagctccatttacTTTCTTttctatcctgaaaaactccccagtccttaacgattacaagcataccaacATGATGCaaacaccactatgcttgaaaatatggagagtggcacTCAGTCATGTGTTGTATTAGATTTGCCCTAAACATCATTATTTTTATTCAGGACGgaaagtgaatttctttgccacattttttgctatattactttagtgccttattgcaaacaggatgcatgttctggaatatttctgttttgtacaggtttccttcttttcactctataaattaggttagtattgtcgAGTAACTACAGTGCTGTTGATCAATCCTTAGCCATTAAACTTGGTGACATAGGCATTAATAAACTCTGTaacagttttaaagtcaccattggcctcatggtgaaatccctggggGTTTCCTTTCTATCCAGCtaatgagttaggaaggacacacctatctttgtagtgaatgggtgtattgatgcaccatccaaagtgtaattaataactataataatataataatattcaccatgctcaaagggatattcaatatgtgcattttttttacccatataccaataggtgcccttcttttcaagacattggaaaacctccctggtctatattgttgaatctgtgtttgaaattcactgctcgactgcgGGACGTTATggttaattgtatgtgtggggtatagagatgaggtagtcttCAAAAATCATCTTAAAcagtattattgcacacagagtgagtccatgcaacttgtaaAGCAAATGCTTactactgaacttatttaggcttaacGTAACAAAGGGTTTGAAGACGTATTGATTCTAGATCTTTCAGCTTTTTAATTTTTATGAATTAGATTTTTAAAAATTGAAAACATAAATCCACTTTGCCATTGTGGTATTGTTTGCAGCtaaacatcaattgatcatgtaTTTTAGCTAGCAAATCAAACAACGTGTCATTTAACTTGCTTCATCAGAGATGAACAGTAGGCTTTTGGAAAAAGCTTGACATTGGCAAGTCCTCTTCCTGGTAAAGTTGTTAGTCGGCCTACTCTCATCACCGCTATAGATGGAAAGCAAATCAAACAATATTTGTATGTAGCCATCTAGTTTATCCCCTGAAAGTTAGCTTGTTAACTAGACATACTGTCTTGAtctgttattagctagctagccaatttgaTGTGGTTGACATGTCTGTCAGCAATCGTGATTAAACATTCTTAAATACAATGTTGAAAAGTGGATATTGTTAGCTAACTTTGAGAGGGAGGCCAACGTTGGTTGGAGAAAAAAAGTACATTAGTAGGTCTTAACACTATGTTTAGCCAACTGTACAACATTTCTACCGGTAGCTTACAAAGTAAACATTATCAGCTAACAGTACATCTGCAAATGTGCCAACCTGCTGCTTGACAGGTAGAGCCAACAAAGATGGGAAATTAACCTAAACCACTCACACTTGTTAGGTATAGTTTACTTTTATTTTATATCActcaaatatccaattaatggtGGCCAATATTGAGCGATATCGTGAGTCTACCCTTACACATCTGAAATTACATGATCAATTGATATTTATTGATCATTAAAAGCATGCAGTTACTTGCTATATAACTCTGATTCTAGATAAATGTGCACTATTTTTTTGCATGGAATAATCGGAAATGTGTAGCTCTAACTATGCTCTTCAAGGGGTGACATTACAACAAAATAATTAAAGtttatttaacaatcccttgaaaacaGCACAgagttgtcaatggttttagcggAGCTGGGGTCCCCTTGCCCCCCAGCAGGCACATCAAATGCTTTGCACCTTATTGTGATGTTTTATTAACGACCTATAGGAAATCATTATTTTATTCTGGTATTTAATATTGACTGAGTTCAAACTGATGACAGTAGTTATGAGCCAGAACTGTCTCACAGTGTggctgcaatgtttttttttttacaaataacctTATGTAATGGGGCACTGTGGTGACTGAAAGGTCAATACTCTTTCCTtagtgcatctgtgtgtgtgtgtgtgtgtgtgtgtgtgtgtgtgtgtgtgtgtgtgtgtgtgtgtgtgtgtgtgtgtgtgtgtgtgtgagtgtgtgtgtgtgtgtgtgtgtgtgtgtgtgagtgagtggataCACATGAacaagtgtgagtgtgtgtatatatatatatatatatatatatatatctatatcctatatatatatcctatatgtacatgtgtgtgtttgtatgtgcctGGCCACccacatgtacagtatgtttattCTCATTTAAATTTATTCTCCAGGGGAAGCCAACCAAGTGAGGGAGATCCCTATTAGCCAgtccatttaatacattttgcgAAACATActaaagtgtgtgtgcgtgtgtatgttgcCTGGCCTGTGGCTTCACCAGGCTGTAAATAATGTGCTATAGAGATCATCTCCCATGCAGTAGCTAAGGCATTTagttcttctctctctttgcatttttttctctcattggCCATGGTAACCAGTATTCCATATAACAAACAGATGAGGATTTCTCATCACTGTTGTTAAATATGCATGCACAATATGTTGGACTGGGTCTTGGTTAGTGCTCTCTTTTTGTAAGAATCATTCAGTCAGAAATGTCCTCTACCTgctgttgtttttttgtgtttgtatttctagctagctaacaatccTGCTACAAAAGAGGAGAACATTAATGGGCCAAATGCTCCTCCAGTTTCCAGTTTCACAAGATGAACAAACAGATGAACAAACAAATGAAAGCAGGATGAAGAGCAAGATGAGCAGTAGGATGAAGAGCAAGATGAGCAGTAGGATGAAGAGCAATATGAGCAGTAGGATGAAGAGCAAGATGAACAACAAGATGAACAGTAGGATGACCAGCAAGATGAACAGTAGGACGAAGGGCAAGATGAACAACAAGATGAACCATAGGATGAACAACAAGATGAATCTCAAGATGAACAGTAGGGTGAACAGTAGGATGAACAGCAAGATGAAAAACAAGATGAACAAaaggatgaaaaataaaataacaagaaGATGAACAGCAAGATGAACAACAAGATGAACAGCAAGATGAACAGTAGGGTGAACAGTAGGATGAAAAAGAAAATTAACAAGAAGATGAACAGCAAGACGAACAGCAAGATGTAAAACAAGATGAATAACAAGATGAACAGCAAGATGAACATCTATATGAACAGAAGGATGAACAGCAAGATGACCAGCAAGATGACCAGCAAGATGATTAGCAAGATGACCAGCAAGATGACCAGCAAGATGAACAACAAGATGAACAACAAGATGAACAGTAGGATGAACTGCAAGATGAACAACAAGGTGAACAGTAGGATGAACAAGAAAATTCACCTGAAGATGAACAGCAAGATGAACATCTATATGAACAGAAGGATGAACAGCAAGATGAACAACAAGATGAACAGTAGGATGAACAGCAATATGACAACAGGATGAACAACAAGATAAACAGCAAGatgaacagcaacatgaacagtaGGATGAACAGCAAGATGAACAGTAAGATGAACAGCAAGATGAACAACAAGATGAACAGTAGGATGAACAGCAAGATGAACCACAAGACGAACAGCAAGATGAACAACAAGATGAACAGTGGGATGAAGAGCAAGATGACAACAGGATGAACAACAAGATGAACAGCAAGATGAACAGTAGGATGAACAGGAAGATGAACAGTAAGATGAACAGCAAGATGAACAACAAGATGAACAGTAGGATGAACAGCAAGATGAACCACAAGACGAACAGCAAGATGAACAACAAGATGAACAGCAAGATGAACCGCAAGATGACCAACAGGATGAACAGTAGGATGAACAGCAAGATGAACAGTAGGACGAACAACAAGATGAACAACAAGATGAACAGTAGGATGAACAGCAAGATGAACAACAAGATGGACAACAAGATGAGCAGTAGGGTTAACAACAAGATGGACAGTAGGATGAACAGCAagatgaacaaaaatatgaacagtAGGATGAACAACAAGATGGACAGTAAGATGAACAGCAAGATGAACCACAAGATGAACAGTGGGATGAAGAGCAAGATGAACAACAAGTTGAACAACAAGATGAACAGTAGGATGAACACCAAGATGAACAGCAAGATGACCAACAGGATGAACAGTAGGATGAACAGCAAGATGAACAGCAAGATGAACAACAAGATGGACAACAAGATGAGCAGTAGCGTGAACAACAAGATGAACAACAAGATGAACAGTAGGATGAACAGCCAGATGAACAACAAGATGGACAGTTGGATGAACAACAagatgaacaaaaatatgaacaatAGGATGAACAAGATGGACAGTAGGATGAACAGCAAGATGAACAACAAGATGACCAACAGGATGAACAGCAAGATGAACATCTATATGAACAGAAGGATGAACAGCAAGATGAATAACAAGATGGACAGTAGGATGAACAGCAagatgaacaaaaatatgaacaataggatgaacaaaaatatgaacaatAGGATGAACAACAAGATGAACAACAAGATGAACAACAAGATGACCAACAGGATGAACAGCAAGATGAGCATCTATATGAACAGAAGGATGAACAGCAAGATGAACAACAATATGAACAGTAGGATGAACAGCAAGATGAACAGCAAGATGAACAACAAGATGAACAGTAGGATGAACAGCAAGATGAACAGCAAGATGAACAGCAAGATGAACAGCAAGATGAACAACAAGATGAACAGTAGGATGAACAGCAAGATGAACCACAAGACGAACAGCAAGATGAACAACAAGATGAACAGCAAGATGAACCGCAAGATGACCAACAGGATGAACAGTAGGATGAACAGCAAGATGAACAGTAGGACGAACAACAAGATGAACAACAAGATGAACAGTAGGATGAACAGCAAGATGAACAACAAGATGGACAACAAGATGAGCAGTAGGGTTAACAACAAGATGAACAGTAGGATGAACAGCAAGATGAACAAAAAGATGAACAGTAGGACGAACCACAAGATGAACAACAAGATGAACAGTAGGATGAACAGCGAGATGAACAACAAGATGGACAACAAGATGAGCAGTAGGGTGAACAACAAGATGGACAGTAGGATGAACAGCAagatgaacaaaaatatgaacagtAGGATGAACAACAAGATGGACAGTAAGATGAACAGCAAGATGAACCACAAGATGAACAGTGGGATGAAGAGCAAGATGAACAACAAGTTGAACAACAAGATGAACAGCAAGATGACCAACAGGATGAACAGTAGGATGAACAGCAAGATGAACAGCAAGATGAACAACAAGATGGACAACAAGATGAGCAGTAGGGTGAACAACAAGATGAACAACAAGATGAACAGTAGGATGAACAGCCAGATGAACAAGAAGATGGACAGTTGGATGAACAACAagatgaacaaaaatatgaacaatAGGATGAACAAGATGGACAGTAGGATGAACAGCAAGATGAACAACAAGATGACCAACAGGATGAACAGCAAGATGAACATCTATATGAACAGAAGGATGAACAGCAAGATGAATAACAAGATGGACAGTAGGATGAACAGCAagatgaacaaaaatatgaacagtaggatgaacaaaaatatgaacaatAGGATGAACAACAAGATGAACAACAAGATGAACAACAAGATGACCAACAGGATGAACAGCAAGATGAGCATCTATATGAACAGAAGGATGAACAGCAAGATGAACAACAATATGAACAGTAGGATGAACAGCAAGATGAACAGCAAGATGAACAACAAGATGAACAGTAGGATGAACAGCAAGATGAACAGCAAGATGAACAGCAAGATGAACAGCAAGATGAACAACAAGATGAACAGTAGGATGAACAGCAAGATGAACAACAAGATGAACAGTAGGATGAACAGCAAGATGAACAACAAGATGAACAGTAGGATGAACAGCAAGATGAACATCTATATGAACAGAAGGATGAACAGCAAGATGAACAACAATATGAACAGTAGGATGAACAGCAAGATGAACAACAATATGAACAATAGGATGAACAGCAAGATGAACAACAAGATGAACAGTAGGACGAACAGCAATATGAACAACTTTATGAACAGTTGGTTGAACAAGAATATTAACAAGAAGATGAACAATATCGTCCGCTTTTTTCCTCAGTAATTTGCCAGACCCAGGTGTCTTGtaattgttgatagacaacaatcattttcttacctcttccacactaactttacagaatgtaaaattacaatgcttgtctttcataatttggtcagttttacttggatgtgtagtgtcagcagttgttgctgccatgttatgcctaaatttgctaatcttgccaatgaaaaaattaTTAAAGTAggtggttttgtgatgaatgaaccATCTGTTTCAAAGAATgttggagctgagtttgccttttttcacAGAATTTAATTTAAGGTGCcacaaagctttttactatcattctttatttcATTTATCTTgctttcatagtgtagtttatttttatttttattcagttAAGTCTGATGATTTCTCAGTTTGcaatacgtttgccaatcggttgtgcagccagacttatttgccattccttttgcctcatccctctcaaccataacatttttcaattcctcatcaatcctcagggatttaacagttttaacAGTCGTTTTCTTAGTGGCTGCATGTTTATTAgcaactggaataagcaatttcataaatatgTCAAGTGCAaccactacaaaacttattgtgtgaccttttatacactatattaggcccagcctttagaactttggttttcctagatatggctagcatattgtgatcactacttcctagggatttggatactgctttcaagcaaatgtctgcagcattcgtAAAGAtctgatcaatacatgttgatgatttaattcctgtgctgtttgtaacttccctggtaggttgactgataacctgaaccaggctgcaggcactggttacagtttgatgCTTTTTATtaagtgggcagcttgatgaaagccagtcaatatttaaatcacccagaaaatatacttctctgttgatatcacatacattatcaagaaTTTCACAAATGTTATCCAGACACTGACTGTTTGCACTTGGTGGTCTGAAGCAGATTGACACCAGAaagggctttaggtgaggcagatgaacctgtagccacaTTACTTCatcagtatttaacatgagatcctctctaatatttacaggaatgtggttctgaatataaacagcaacacctccaccattgcCATTTCTATCTTTTCTAtaaatgttataaccttgtattgctaccattGTATTGTCAAAAGTATTATCTATGTGAGTTTCAGAATATgtatgtcatctgttactagcaaatgattgatttcatgaaccttgtttcttaagctacatacgtatattaacgtgggctattttgaGCAATTTTCTTCTGGGATGCTTACTTgctttcattgctttactgggaagcttagcagcaGTAGATGTGCTCAGGTTCCCTATGTTAGTGTAGGGTGAGCTGCTCACAGTGGACTTCCTCCTAGGGCACACCGGCTTAGTGCTAACAGTATacatctggttcataggcacatgattgctgcatacaatagctgtaggaccAGTAGAGGCATTCAGTGCAGTTAACGGGACAtacattaggttacttacattgtgtctactGACTTCCCTGTTGTAATGAACaattgctgaagcattatgacaactctgtgtcacaatggtagggattagtTGAGCTGGGATTGGGTCACTGATAaatcattgtctcaacgcagccttaaagtgctgtgaaaggatccaggatgACAAATGATTTGgatggatcccatcctccttataaaatgtgttttgtttccaaaaggtatcgaaattgtcaacaaaagttacaCCCATTCAGCTGCAATAATCACGTAGCCAGCTGTGAAGAGAAAGAATCCTGCTAAAGCTCAGCCCATCTAATCCATTACCTTGACAGGATGTCATATGGGGGTTGAGGGAACACCTGCTTAGCCCATCCAATCCAAAGCGGTTATTTAGTTAAGGGGGGGCTTTCTGCTCAGCCCATCCAATCCATTACCTTGTCAGGATGTCAGGGAACACCTGCCCTGCACGTCTCCTCTACTGCAGGTTACCCTTGCTTGGGTATCATTTGTAATAGCGTCGTAAGATGTGATATGTCCTCTCTGGGGTTGTAAATCTTAGTGTGTATCCTCTAACTCCTCTGGAGGTCGGGTTACAGTATATCTCACTAAAGATAAAACTTTCTGGTCCTTATGGGTCAGAAATGATCTTATTAAAATGGGCTTTCAGCTTCTATTCATGAGTCAAATGATCACAATAGCAGCCATTAGCAATGATGCATTACACAATAACTGTCTGGTTGGAAATGTCTATCCCTGTATGTATGACCTATGTGTGACCTTCACAGAGGAGGCTTATTGTGGAAGCAGAGAAGTTTGTCTGCAACATTTTAAATGCACAAACTCTGAGCTGATGATGTGGATAGGTACACcattatgtggtgtgtgtgtgtgtgtgtgtgtgtgtgtgtgtgtgtgtgtgtgtgtgtgtgtgtgtgtgtgtgtgtgtgtgtgtgtgtgtgtgtgtgtgtgtgtgtgtgtgtgtgtgtgtgtgtttacccctGATATTGGAGTGTATAGGTTGATAAGAAGCTTCACTATATCCCCCTGCTGTTTGTTATGTGTCTTGCTTGATTTGCACGTTGCCGTGGCAGCAGTTGCTCTTCACATTTCCATGGTGGCAAGGACTAATTAATGAAGAAGAACATTTCACTGAGAATGACAGACCTCCAAACAATTTAAAATAAACATAGATGTTTCCTATTGTTCGACTTAACACTTCACTGTACAACCTCCAACACACTGTATTCACTTGTTGAAATATCATGTATAGgttgtttatgtacatttacTTACTCTTCTGTATCTATTCTCAACATGTTCCTTTAAGACCATATCATATGAGTATAGTATTAGTTTTCTCAAGTTAGTTAAGGTTAGCCAATAGTGGTTGAGCAACTGCTGCATGGATCTAATTTGACTAAACTACCCCTAGTGGCTCTCTCTCACTGCCAAATGGTAGTCTGGTAAAATTAGCATTGTTCTGCTACGTTTATCATGACCTTGACCCaacaatactgtatacagtagatgGACAGTGTGAAAGTGGCTGCATCCATGCAGAGCCAATTGATTACTAATCAATGTTCCCtgggctctctctggctctgttaATTCCACTGTGTGCTCACGAGCTGCAGCAGACGGAGACCAAATATGTTTCTCATTAATCAAAGAGGCACCTAAGAACATGACCTGTATTGCAGAGACGTCGTCTGACCTGGTGTTCTGCAGTAGAAATATGATTATCTGAAGTGGAGAATTCTCTTTATTCCCCAGTGCAGATAAGAGTGTTTTGTTTCCGAGTAGATTATCATAATTCCTAGTGTGCTTTGCCTTGCCCGACCGTGAGGCAATCACACAAAGCAATTTGGaatgtatttttatatttcaGTGTTACCAAAGATACAAATTCATTACCAAAATGAATTTGTAGCACATTTTAAAGTGCTTTTGACTCCTGAGAGTTGAATGCAGAACAGGTCTCCTAGGTTGTGTTAGAATGGGGTAAATGCATCCAAGTGGCTTTATATGGAAGTTCATTAACTATTATTGTACATATGTGACATTTATTGAGCATTGGTATGACTGAAAATGTTGTCCAAATCCATTCACAACCCTGGCATGTTCTAGATGGGAGAATTGAGCACTTGTGGTGGTGTTTGTGACTGGGACAACTTGATTTGCAGCCTGACTCTCTAGCCAACATGGAAAAACTTCTAAAAACAGGAAAGGCAAATGAAAACATTTGACCCACTAATGCCTTTCGAATTTAGACCAGATAGACAAAACAATGTTGATACAACTGGGAAATTCAAGGGAGACTGATTATGCCCTCCAGGGGTTTTGACCCTCCAATTGGAAAATGCTGCGATATAGTAGCTTTTCTTTGATCCTTAGCTGGCACCAAATGCAGACAACTCTCAAAGCCTGAAACACCCACTCCAGAAAATCTCTTTGTTTCTGCACTCTGGGAATGCAACCTTTCATTAAAATGTAGATTATGCTATGTTTCACCCGTAGGTCTGATGCTGCTGTTTTCCATGCGCAGGTGCAGGAGTAACGTGATTTTTCAGCAATGAGGGTTTCTCTCATGAAGGAACAGTTCAAATAACCAACTTGATTTGCAGCCTGACTGACTCTCATATTGGTTGTACTCGTTGGGGAATTCCAGCCTTTAAAAGAGGTTGGAGTGTGagcggtttctctctctctctctctctctctctctctctctctctctctttctctgctttctctctctcttgtgcacGCTCACACAAAACACATGGAAAGCATGCGTGAAGATACATATTATGCAAACACCATCACCAAAATGACATTAGGCAGGTGTAATTTATACTGTCTAAATATAAAGAAGGCCTATCAAACGCTCTCAGAGCTTCTGAATAAATTTATCTTCTTCCCCTTTAATTTGCCCTTCTAATCTCTCCGGCCAACATGGAACCACTTCCAAAAACAGGAAAGGAAAATGAAAACATGATGTTTGTCAAAGTGTGAGATCAGATCCCGGGTATGTAGTGACGTGTATTCATAGAtatcaagggaagccaggcttcccccaaaaaatttaccaagaaaaaaacatacattatttattatgttttgtctctctgtgtttcataaatgtCCTTCAATTCACaggaggctgaatgtatctcaccgcaGAAAGAATCCAAGTGAACTAAACAGCGGACCTCTTTCTCAGTATGTGTAACGTATCTATCTGATgatgtctggtcaaaaagagtatgccATTATTGTCGCCTGTAGCATTGAACACAAGAGAAGCCAAAGAGCATTTGTCCTCCCTTGATAAAGAAAGTATAAagtaatagccaatcagcattgagctaaactcagtgagctcagctgtgaatggtcctggcacataaaaaaaaagtgtcaaaggAAGCGAGTTTGCCTTCAgcccaatcacatcacatcagaaGCCAAATGGCATTGACAGAAAAAATCTTGAAGTTTTGCAACTCTTCTTTGTCCTCTGGTGGCTATTTAGCTAACTAAAATTGTCCCCttcccatgaaaggaagttaggctagcgagcatgcatttagccaggtagcctaggacaacaacaa includes:
- the LOC118940161 gene encoding asparagine-rich protein-like, with product MNNKMNSKMNSRMNRKMNSKMNSKMNNKMNSRMNSKMNHKTNSKMNNKMNSKMNRKMTNRMNSRMNSKMNSRTNNKMNNKMNSRMNSKMNNKMDNKMSSRVNNKMDSRMNSKMNKNMNSRMNNKMDSKMNSKMNHKMNSGMKSKMNNKLNNKMNSRMNTKMNSKMTNRMNSRMNSKMNSKMNNKMDNKMSSSVNNKMNNKMNSRMNSQMNNKMDSWMNNKMNKNMNNRMNKMDSRMNSKMNNKMTNRMNSKMNIYMNRRMNSKMNNKMDSRMNSKMNKNMNNRMNKNMNNRMNNKMNNKMNNKMTNRMNSKMSIYMNRRMNSKMNNNMNSRMNSKMNSKMNNKMNSRMNSKMNSKMNSKMNSKMNNKMNSRMNSKMNHKTNSKMNNKMNSKMNRKMTNRMNSRMNSKMNSRTNNKMNNKMNSRMNSKMNNKMDNKMSSRVNNKMNSRMNSKMNKKMNSRTNHKMNNKMNSRMNSEMNNKMDNKMSSRVNNKMDSRMNSKMNKNMNSRMNNKMDSKMNSKMNHKMNSGMKSKMNNKLNNKMNSKMTNRMNSRMNSKMNSKMNNKMDNKMSSRVNNKMNNKMNSRMNSQMNKKMDSWMNNKMNKNMNNRMNKMDSRMNSKMNNKMTNRMNSKMNIYMNRRMNSKMNNKMDSRMNSKMNKNMNSRMNKNMNNRMNNKMNNKMNNKMTNRMNSKMSIYMNRRMNSKMNNNMNSRMNSKMNSKMNNKMNSRMNSKMNSKMNSKMNSKMNNKMNSRMNSKMNNKMNSRMNSKMNNKMNSRMNSKMNIYMNRRMNSKMNNNMNSRMNSKMNNNMNNRMNSKMNNKMNSRTNSNMNNFMNSWLNKNINKKMNNIVRFFPQ